From a single Adhaeribacter swui genomic region:
- a CDS encoding glycoside hydrolase 5 family protein gives MRSTKYVLLFIYLFITTSLFAQRSVWTKEQAHAWYAQQPWLLGANYVPVNAINQLEMWQADTFDPATLEKEMALAEDLGFNTMRVFLHDQLWNQDQAGFTQRINQFLDICAKHKIRPMFVLFDSCWDPFPRLGKQHQPVQGLHNSGWVQGPGADVLKDQSQYPQLQNYVTGVVSQFKDDARILAWDIWNEPDNMNNSSYFRWEPANKVELVTNLLPQVFTWARAGNPSQPLTCGIWAGDWSTPDKLKPIEKIQVENSDVISFHNYDDAPELEKRIVYLQQYGRPLICTEYMSRGNKSVFQRSLPVASKHNVAMINWGFVAGKSNTIYPWNSWQKVYASEPELWFHDIYRPNGEPYQAEEVAFIQNIVKEKAAAKGKNLKKGKPKKKAKAAAM, from the coding sequence ATGCGATCGACTAAATACGTACTTCTTTTTATTTACTTATTTATTACCACCAGCTTATTTGCCCAGCGCTCCGTCTGGACCAAAGAACAAGCCCATGCCTGGTACGCGCAGCAGCCCTGGTTACTCGGTGCGAACTACGTGCCGGTAAATGCCATTAACCAATTAGAAATGTGGCAAGCCGATACCTTTGACCCGGCAACCCTGGAAAAAGAAATGGCCCTAGCCGAAGACTTAGGCTTTAATACCATGCGGGTGTTTTTGCACGATCAACTCTGGAACCAGGACCAGGCCGGTTTTACGCAGCGCATCAACCAGTTTTTAGATATTTGCGCTAAACACAAAATTAGGCCGATGTTTGTGTTGTTCGATTCTTGCTGGGATCCTTTTCCTCGTTTAGGTAAGCAGCATCAGCCAGTGCAAGGATTGCATAATTCGGGTTGGGTGCAAGGGCCGGGAGCCGATGTTTTAAAAGATCAAAGCCAATATCCACAACTGCAAAATTATGTAACCGGCGTGGTGAGTCAATTTAAAGACGATGCCCGCATTCTGGCCTGGGATATTTGGAACGAACCCGATAATATGAATAATTCGAGCTATTTCCGGTGGGAACCCGCCAACAAAGTAGAACTGGTAACTAATTTATTACCGCAGGTGTTTACCTGGGCACGAGCCGGTAATCCGTCGCAGCCGCTAACCTGCGGCATTTGGGCCGGCGATTGGTCTACGCCGGATAAATTAAAACCCATTGAAAAAATTCAGGTCGAAAACTCCGATGTTATTTCGTTTCATAACTACGACGATGCGCCTGAACTGGAAAAACGCATTGTGTATTTGCAGCAATACGGCCGGCCATTAATCTGCACCGAGTACATGTCCAGAGGCAATAAAAGTGTGTTTCAGCGCTCGTTGCCGGTAGCCAGCAAACACAACGTAGCCATGATTAACTGGGGTTTTGTAGCCGGTAAATCCAACACCATTTACCCCTGGAACTCCTGGCAAAAAGTGTACGCCAGCGAGCCGGAACTGTGGTTTCATGATATTTACCGGCCCAACGGCGAACCATACCAAGCCGAAGAAGTAGCTTTTATTCAGAATATTGTAAAAGAAAAAGCCGCCGCTAAAGGTAAAAATTTAAAAAAAGGCAAGCCGAAGAAAAAAGCGAAAGCCGCGGCGATGTAG
- a CDS encoding TolC family protein, which yields MKYIFVYLVTLFTFFISLPGKAQETLTLEDAVRIALEKNYDIKLVANDLAIDRNNVNRANAGMLPNLGANITNGNNIQTGRQTRQTGLQEFNNVKSSNTSYGTDLNWTIFDGFRMFARYEQLKEFANLGDAELKQTILTTLGDVISTYFELVNQQQQLRAYDSAIVISRLRVQTAQNRFTIGKAARLEVLNALVDLNTDTTNFVQQQNLYRNTQIRLNEFLGRDVNIVFEVPNTLYIDNKLTLGPLSDLAVQQNPALKVALVNKRIAELNLKQVRANRYPTLGVTSGYTFNRSESALGFATQANNRGLNYGLSASVNIFNGFLQRRNEQNAETLIQSAQLQYEKADLNIKSQLAAAYQTYATNLTLVTLEENNQKIAKQNLNITLDKYRLGSIAPIEFRDAQLNYLNARVRFNNAQYLAKLAEISLKEIAGDLNL from the coding sequence ATGAAGTACATTTTTGTTTATCTGGTAACCCTGTTTACTTTTTTTATTTCGCTACCGGGTAAAGCACAAGAAACTTTAACATTAGAAGATGCGGTGCGCATTGCCCTCGAAAAAAACTATGATATTAAACTAGTCGCCAATGATTTAGCCATCGACCGGAATAACGTAAACCGGGCTAACGCCGGCATGCTGCCTAATTTAGGCGCCAATATTACTAACGGCAACAACATCCAGACCGGCCGCCAAACCCGCCAAACCGGATTACAGGAATTTAATAACGTTAAAAGCTCGAACACCAGCTACGGCACCGATTTAAACTGGACTATTTTTGATGGTTTCCGGATGTTTGCCCGCTACGAGCAATTAAAAGAATTTGCCAACCTAGGCGATGCCGAGTTAAAACAAACCATATTGACCACTCTGGGCGATGTGATCAGCACGTACTTTGAACTGGTAAACCAACAGCAACAATTACGGGCTTACGACTCGGCCATTGTTATTTCGCGCTTACGGGTACAAACGGCCCAAAACCGGTTTACTATTGGCAAAGCGGCCCGCCTGGAAGTATTAAACGCCCTCGTGGATTTAAATACCGATACCACCAACTTTGTGCAGCAACAAAACCTTTACCGCAACACCCAAATCCGTTTAAATGAATTTTTGGGCCGCGATGTAAACATTGTTTTTGAAGTGCCCAATACTTTATACATTGATAATAAACTTACTTTAGGCCCTTTATCGGATTTAGCCGTTCAGCAAAATCCGGCTTTAAAAGTAGCCCTGGTAAACAAACGCATTGCCGAACTGAATTTAAAACAAGTACGGGCCAACCGCTATCCCACGTTGGGCGTAACGAGTGGTTACACGTTTAACCGTTCCGAATCGGCCTTAGGGTTTGCCACGCAGGCCAATAACCGCGGCTTAAATTACGGACTATCGGCTTCGGTAAACATTTTTAACGGCTTTTTGCAGCGCCGCAACGAGCAAAATGCCGAAACTTTAATCCAAAGCGCGCAACTGCAATACGAAAAAGCCGACCTGAATATTAAATCGCAACTGGCCGCGGCTTACCAAACTTACGCTACCAATTTAACGCTGGTTACTTTAGAAGAAAACAACCAAAAGATTGCCAAACAAAACCTGAATATCACTTTAGATAAGTACCGCTTAGGCAGCATTGCTCCCATAGAATTTCGGGATGCGCAACTAAACTACCTGAATGCCCGGGTTCGTTTTAACAATGCGCAATATCTGGCGAAGCTGGCTGAAATCTCTTTAAAGGAAATTGCAGGTGATTTAAATTTGTAA
- a CDS encoding sulfatase family protein — MNRLLRSILLLLICLTSECIWAQKAGNKSGTAKPQNVIFILADDHRYDFMGFTGKVPGLQTPNMDRLAKEGAHIQNAFVSTALCSPSRASILTGQYAHTHTIVDNQAPLPKGLTFFPQYLQQAGYQTAFFGKWHMGNTEDEPQPGFHHWESFRGQGVYYNPTFNINGKQVEYKDSAYIADLLTQHAVDWMKQQDKKKPFFLYLSHKGVHAEFQPAKRHRGRYKNMPIHYPASMFLTATDTSNTWPLRNKVAINPELKQIVNLAGIPEWVKKQRYSWHGVDYMYHGRIQFDNFYRQYCETLLSVDESIGSVLDYLKKAGIDKNTLVIYMGDNGFSFGEHGLIDKRHAYEESMRVPLVMRYPDVIKPGTKITEVIQNIDIAPTILAVAGQPMPKQMQGQSFLPLLQGQKIAWRDKAFYEYYWEYDFPQTPTVFAVRNGRYKYIRYQGIWDTNEFFDLQQDPLEMNNLIAQPEHQNQIKQMAGELYDWLESSGGMQVPLKRTIKMRDGDHLHPKQY, encoded by the coding sequence ATGAATAGATTATTGAGGAGCATTTTGCTCTTGTTGATTTGCTTAACGAGTGAGTGCATCTGGGCGCAAAAAGCGGGTAACAAATCCGGAACAGCCAAACCGCAAAACGTTATTTTTATTCTGGCCGATGACCACCGTTACGATTTTATGGGCTTTACCGGCAAAGTACCTGGTCTGCAAACGCCCAACATGGATCGTCTGGCGAAAGAAGGCGCGCACATCCAGAATGCTTTTGTGAGCACGGCTTTATGTTCGCCCAGCCGGGCGTCTATTTTAACCGGCCAGTATGCCCACACCCACACCATCGTGGATAACCAGGCACCGCTACCGAAAGGTTTAACGTTTTTCCCGCAGTATTTGCAGCAAGCTGGTTATCAAACAGCGTTTTTCGGGAAGTGGCACATGGGCAATACCGAAGACGAACCGCAGCCGGGTTTTCATCATTGGGAAAGTTTCCGGGGGCAGGGCGTATACTACAATCCTACGTTTAACATCAATGGCAAGCAAGTAGAGTACAAAGACAGCGCCTACATTGCCGATTTACTTACCCAGCACGCCGTAGATTGGATGAAGCAACAAGACAAGAAAAAGCCTTTCTTCCTGTACTTGTCGCATAAAGGGGTACACGCCGAATTTCAGCCGGCCAAACGCCACCGGGGCCGCTATAAAAACATGCCAATTCATTACCCGGCTTCCATGTTCTTAACTGCCACCGATACCAGCAATACCTGGCCTTTACGCAATAAGGTGGCTATTAATCCGGAGTTAAAGCAAATCGTAAACCTGGCTGGCATACCAGAGTGGGTGAAAAAACAACGCTATAGCTGGCACGGGGTAGATTACATGTATCATGGCCGCATTCAGTTCGATAATTTTTACCGCCAGTACTGCGAAACCTTACTCAGCGTAGACGAAAGCATTGGCTCGGTGCTGGATTATTTAAAAAAAGCCGGCATCGATAAAAATACCCTGGTTATTTACATGGGCGATAACGGTTTTTCGTTCGGGGAGCACGGATTGATTGACAAGCGGCACGCCTACGAAGAATCTATGCGGGTGCCTTTGGTAATGCGCTACCCCGATGTGATTAAGCCCGGTACTAAAATCACAGAGGTAATTCAGAACATTGATATTGCGCCTACTATCTTGGCGGTAGCGGGCCAACCTATGCCCAAGCAAATGCAAGGGCAATCGTTTTTACCTCTGTTGCAAGGCCAAAAAATAGCCTGGCGCGACAAAGCTTTTTACGAATATTACTGGGAGTACGACTTTCCGCAAACGCCTACGGTTTTTGCCGTGCGCAACGGCCGTTATAAATACATCCGGTACCAGGGCATTTGGGATACCAACGAGTTTTTTGACTTGCAGCAAGACCCCCTGGAAATGAACAACTTAATTGCGCAACCCGAGCACCAGAACCAAATTAAGCAAATGGCCGGCGAACTCTACGATTGGCTCGAAAGCTCCGGGGGCATGCAAGTACCGCTTAAACGCACCATAAAAATGCGCGACGGCGATCATCTGCATCCGAAACAATATTAA
- a CDS encoding M48 family metallopeptidase: MNLVFTGTYYDGKSDQSYQAQVHLEPGQLRITYQNPNQSVPIAVYWQPSRIESNADAAAEITVLTYGKNATQKLEIPEPDFKNYLEKQYPPVVAEPPSEVLPVSKVPTWFWLSGIGILAAIFGFYMWGLSYLADKAAWIIPQSTDEYVGKRVYQQVLEDAQPEPELTQYVKGFLRQLKVPSTYQLQVTIIRDKNVNAFALPGGYLVVHHSILEKMQHPEELVALLGHESGHVQNRHATRALFRSLGSYLFVSYLFGDILGVSAVLVENASVLKNLEYSRHLEEDADKFGFSVLQQNHINPRGMIQLFQRLKQAEKASGNSQPSEFLSTHPPLESRMQAIQAMIKENPYPVQPPDSLQYYWLKIKQSQE; this comes from the coding sequence ATGAATCTGGTATTTACCGGCACTTATTACGATGGTAAATCAGACCAATCTTACCAAGCCCAGGTACATCTGGAACCTGGGCAGTTACGTATCACCTACCAGAATCCAAATCAATCGGTACCCATTGCAGTGTACTGGCAACCCTCCCGTATTGAATCAAATGCAGATGCAGCAGCCGAAATTACCGTGCTTACTTACGGAAAAAACGCTACACAAAAACTAGAAATACCAGAACCGGATTTTAAAAATTACCTGGAAAAACAATACCCGCCCGTAGTGGCAGAGCCACCGTCCGAAGTATTACCGGTAAGCAAAGTACCCACGTGGTTTTGGTTGAGTGGGATCGGGATACTGGCTGCTATTTTTGGTTTTTACATGTGGGGATTGTCGTATCTGGCAGATAAAGCGGCCTGGATTATTCCGCAGTCGACGGATGAGTACGTGGGCAAAAGGGTGTACCAGCAAGTACTGGAAGATGCCCAACCCGAGCCCGAACTTACACAATACGTGAAAGGGTTTCTGCGGCAATTAAAAGTGCCCAGTACCTATCAACTGCAGGTAACCATTATCCGGGATAAGAACGTGAATGCCTTTGCTTTGCCCGGTGGCTACTTGGTAGTGCACCACAGTATCCTGGAAAAAATGCAGCATCCCGAGGAATTAGTCGCTTTGCTGGGGCACGAATCCGGGCACGTACAAAACCGACACGCTACCCGCGCCTTATTCCGGAGTTTAGGCAGCTATTTGTTTGTGTCTTATTTGTTCGGCGATATTTTGGGAGTGTCGGCGGTTCTGGTAGAAAATGCCAGCGTGCTTAAAAATTTAGAATACAGCCGCCATTTAGAAGAAGACGCCGATAAGTTTGGCTTTAGTGTTTTGCAGCAAAACCACATTAATCCGCGGGGCATGATACAACTGTTTCAACGGTTAAAGCAAGCAGAAAAAGCCTCCGGTAACTCCCAACCCAGTGAATTTCTAAGCACCCACCCACCTCTGGAATCCCGCATGCAAGCTATTCAGGCCATGATTAAAGAAAATCCTTATCCTGTGCAACCGCCCGATTCGCTGCAGTATTACTGGCTCAAAATAAAGCAAAGCCAAGAGTAA